From one Branchiostoma floridae strain S238N-H82 chromosome 3, Bfl_VNyyK, whole genome shotgun sequence genomic stretch:
- the LOC118411302 gene encoding uncharacterized protein LOC118411302, with product MAALLVFVGDLVTRKRQFPNVNAVGNPFSEQQLERFCFQHVPVIGALSYSAFSTNILAYKAFDELFSSRHLVVANCLLLNSHLGVGLYLFNTPTIRAANARWRVAWSVYGSAMFNFGSILLWATVKEIIPENAVLRVGFGVLSSVCFLLVGKKYLDHVDRKLAKSKPKAAEQK from the exons ATGGCTGCCCTGTTGGTGTTTGTTGGGGACCTCGTCACCAGAAAACGTCAGTTTCCCAACGTCAACGCGGTCGGAAACCCGTTCTCTGAGCAGCAGCTCGAGCGTTTCTGCTTCCAGCACGTTCCCGTGATCGGTGCCCTGAGCTACAGCGCTTTCTCCACCAACATCCTGGCATACAAGGCTTTCGATGA ATTGTTCAGCAGTCGACACCTTGTCGTTGCCAACTGTCTGTTGTTAAACTCCCATCTAGGCGTTGGGCTGTACCTGTTTAACACTCCTACTATCAGG GCAGCGAACGCACGCTGGCGAGTGGCATGGAGTGTGTATGGCAGCGCTATGTTCAACTTTGGCTCCATCTTGCTGTGGGCAACAGTCAAGGAGATCATCCCAGAGAATGCGGTCCTTAGGGTTGGCTTCGGTGTCCTGTCCAGTGTCTGCTTCCTCCTGGTAGGGAAGAAGTACTTGGACCACGTGGACAGAAAACTTGCCAAGTCAAAACCAAAGGCagcagaacaaaaatga